The Streptomyces spororaveus genome includes a region encoding these proteins:
- a CDS encoding hydrogenase expression protein HypE, producing MATATKESVEDPLIHILWINAGLSCDGDSVSLTAAMQPSIEEIVTGVLPGLPKIAVHWPLIDFECGPVGGADTFIEWFFKGERGEIDPFVLVVEGSIPNEKIKPEGYWCGFGDDPETGQPITTSEWIDRLAPKALAVVAIGTCATYGGIHAMEGNPTGAMGVPDYLGWDWTSKAGIPIVCVPGCPIQPDNFSETLTYLLYQAAGSAPMIPLDDKLRPTWLFGATVHEGCDRAGYYEQGQFAETYDSPLCLVKLGCWGPVVKCNVPKRGWMNGIGGCPNVGGICIACTMPGFPDKFMPFMDEPPGAKVSTKASGAYGALIRRLRSVTAHTVDEEPKWRQTGRALTTGYRPPW from the coding sequence ATGGCCACTGCGACTAAGGAATCGGTCGAGGACCCGCTGATCCACATTCTCTGGATCAACGCGGGTCTGAGCTGCGACGGCGACTCCGTGTCCCTGACGGCCGCGATGCAGCCGAGCATCGAGGAGATCGTGACCGGCGTGCTGCCCGGTCTGCCGAAGATCGCCGTCCACTGGCCGCTGATCGACTTCGAGTGCGGCCCGGTCGGCGGCGCCGACACGTTCATCGAGTGGTTCTTCAAGGGCGAGCGGGGCGAGATCGATCCCTTCGTCCTGGTGGTCGAGGGGTCGATCCCGAACGAGAAGATCAAGCCCGAGGGCTACTGGTGCGGCTTCGGCGACGACCCGGAGACCGGACAGCCCATCACCACCAGCGAGTGGATCGACCGCCTCGCCCCCAAAGCCCTCGCGGTCGTCGCCATCGGCACCTGCGCCACGTACGGCGGCATCCACGCGATGGAGGGCAACCCGACCGGCGCCATGGGCGTGCCCGACTACCTGGGCTGGGACTGGACCTCGAAGGCCGGCATCCCGATCGTGTGCGTGCCGGGCTGCCCGATCCAGCCGGACAACTTCTCGGAGACCCTGACCTACCTGCTCTACCAGGCGGCCGGATCCGCCCCGATGATCCCCCTCGACGACAAGCTGCGCCCGACCTGGCTCTTCGGGGCCACCGTCCACGAGGGCTGCGACCGCGCCGGCTACTACGAGCAGGGCCAGTTCGCCGAGACCTACGACTCCCCGCTCTGCCTGGTCAAGCTCGGCTGCTGGGGCCCCGTGGTCAAGTGCAACGTCCCCAAGCGCGGCTGGATGAACGGCATCGGCGGCTGCCCCAACGTCGGCGGCATCTGCATCGCCTGCACGATGCCCGGCTTCCCCGACAAGTTCATGCCGTTCATGGACGAACCCCCCGGCGCCAAGGTCTCCACGAAGGCGAGCGGCGCGTACGGCGCGCTGATCCGCAGGCTCCGGTCGGTCACCGCCCACACCGTGGACGAGGAACCCAAGTGGAGGCAGACCGGCCGCGCCCTGACCACGGGCTACCGCCCGCCGTGGTGA
- a CDS encoding hydrogenase maturation nickel metallochaperone HypA/HybF, whose translation MHEMSIAMAVVGQVEEAARAGGAQAVTSVRLRVGELAGVVPDALAFCFELACAGTLLEGAELVTESVTARARCGSCPGTWAVGMPPELCCAGCGRATEVELLSGRELEILSVRWEDGPAGARTREPIPEEA comes from the coding sequence ATGCACGAGATGTCGATCGCCATGGCCGTCGTGGGCCAGGTGGAAGAGGCCGCCCGGGCGGGCGGCGCACAGGCCGTCACCTCCGTACGGCTGCGGGTCGGTGAGCTGGCCGGGGTGGTCCCCGACGCCCTGGCCTTCTGTTTCGAACTGGCCTGTGCCGGAACGCTCCTCGAAGGCGCCGAACTCGTCACGGAGTCCGTGACGGCCCGCGCCCGCTGCGGGTCCTGCCCCGGCACCTGGGCGGTGGGAATGCCCCCCGAACTGTGCTGCGCCGGATGCGGCAGAGCCACCGAGGTGGAACTGCTGTCGGGCCGTGAGCTGGAGATCCTCAGCGTGCGCTGGGAAGACGGCCCCGCCGGCGCCCGTACCCGCGAACCGATTCCCGAGGAGGCCTGA
- a CDS encoding nickel-dependent hydrogenase large subunit has product MTPKTKAAADGSGLVEMAWDPITRIVGSLGIHTKIDFKQKRVAECYSTSSVFRGYSVFMRGKDPRDAHFITSRICGICGDNHATCSVYAQNMAYGVKPPHLAEWIINLGESAEYMFDHNIFQENLVGVDYCEKMVRETNPGVLELAERTPAPHAGEHGYKTIADIMRSLNPIEGEFYREALQVSRYTREMFCLMEGRHVHPSTLYPGGVGTIASVQLFTDYMSRLMRYCEFMKKVVPLHDDLFDFFYAALPGYEEVGRRRVLLGCWGALNDPEYCDFTYANMTDWGRKMFVTPGVVVDGKLVTNDLTEINLGIRILLGSSYYDDWQGQEQFVTHDPLGNPVDPRHPWNQHTIPAPQKRNFDDKYSWVMSPRWFDGKDHLALDTGGGPIARLWSTALSGLVHTDYVQATGHSVVITLPRTMTKPETRFEWKIPKWSNALERNRARTYFQAYAAAIALHCAEKGLAEVRAGRTQTWEKFEVPDEGLGVGFTEAVRGVLSHHMVIRDGKIANYHPYPPTPWNASTRDTFGTPGPYEDAVQNTPIFEENSPENFKGIDIMRAVRSFDPCLPCGVHMYVGGGKTVKTMHVPTGLSGLGG; this is encoded by the coding sequence ATGACACCGAAGACGAAGGCGGCCGCAGACGGCAGCGGCCTGGTGGAGATGGCCTGGGATCCGATCACCCGGATCGTGGGCAGTCTCGGAATCCACACGAAGATCGACTTCAAGCAGAAGCGGGTCGCGGAGTGCTACAGCACCTCGTCGGTCTTCCGCGGCTACAGCGTCTTCATGCGCGGCAAGGACCCCCGCGACGCGCACTTCATCACCAGCCGCATCTGCGGCATCTGCGGTGACAACCACGCCACCTGCTCGGTGTACGCGCAGAACATGGCCTACGGGGTGAAGCCGCCCCACCTCGCCGAGTGGATCATCAACCTCGGCGAGTCCGCGGAGTACATGTTCGACCACAACATCTTCCAGGAGAACCTGGTCGGGGTCGACTACTGCGAGAAGATGGTCCGCGAGACCAACCCGGGCGTCCTGGAGCTCGCCGAGCGCACCCCCGCCCCGCACGCCGGCGAGCACGGCTACAAGACCATCGCCGACATCATGCGCTCCCTCAACCCCATCGAGGGCGAGTTCTACCGCGAGGCGCTCCAGGTCTCCCGCTACACGCGCGAGATGTTCTGCCTGATGGAGGGCCGCCACGTGCACCCCTCCACCCTCTACCCGGGCGGCGTCGGCACCATCGCCTCCGTCCAGCTCTTCACGGACTACATGAGCCGCCTCATGCGGTACTGCGAGTTCATGAAGAAGGTCGTCCCGCTCCACGACGACCTGTTCGACTTCTTCTACGCGGCCCTGCCCGGGTACGAGGAGGTCGGCCGCCGGCGTGTCCTCCTCGGCTGCTGGGGCGCCCTCAACGACCCCGAGTACTGCGACTTCACCTACGCCAACATGACCGACTGGGGACGGAAGATGTTCGTCACCCCGGGCGTGGTGGTGGACGGCAAGCTGGTCACCAACGACCTCACCGAGATCAACCTCGGCATCCGCATCCTGCTCGGCAGCTCGTACTACGACGACTGGCAGGGCCAGGAGCAGTTCGTCACCCACGACCCGCTCGGCAACCCGGTCGACCCGCGCCACCCGTGGAACCAGCACACCATCCCGGCCCCGCAGAAGCGGAACTTCGACGACAAGTACAGCTGGGTCATGTCGCCGCGCTGGTTCGACGGCAAGGACCACCTGGCCCTGGACACCGGCGGCGGCCCCATCGCCCGCCTGTGGTCCACCGCCCTGTCGGGCCTGGTCCACACCGACTACGTGCAGGCCACCGGTCACAGCGTCGTGATCACCCTGCCGCGCACGATGACCAAGCCCGAGACCCGCTTCGAGTGGAAGATCCCGAAGTGGAGCAACGCGCTGGAACGCAACCGCGCGCGCACCTACTTCCAGGCCTACGCGGCCGCCATCGCCCTGCACTGCGCCGAGAAGGGCCTCGCCGAGGTCCGCGCCGGACGCACCCAGACCTGGGAGAAGTTCGAGGTCCCGGACGAGGGGCTGGGTGTCGGCTTCACCGAGGCCGTACGCGGCGTCCTGTCCCACCACATGGTGATCCGCGACGGGAAGATCGCCAACTACCACCCGTACCCGCCGACCCCGTGGAACGCCAGCACCCGCGACACCTTCGGCACGCCCGGCCCCTACGAGGACGCGGTGCAGAACACCCCGATCTTCGAGGAGAACAGCCCGGAGAACTTCAAGGGCATCGACATCATGCGCGCGGTCCGCAGCTTCGACCCCTGTCTGCCCTGCGGCGTCCACATGTACGTCGGCGGCGGCAAGACGGTCAAGACGATGCACGTGCCCACCGGCCTGAGCGGACTGGGCGGATGA
- the hypF gene encoding carbamoyltransferase HypF, protein MEAVQRRRITVRGVVQGVGFRPYVYTRATGLGLAGHVTNTPEGVVAEVEGAPAAVVRFCERLAADAPPLAVVDAVDHWEVPVAGGTGFTIIASRTGGPARTLVSPDVATCADCLTELADPADRRHRHPFITCTHCGPRFTIVTGLPYDRAHTTMARFPLCPDCAREYEDPADRRFHAQPVACPACGPRLRLLTGQPPRERAGADPVAGARRLLAAGAILAVKGLGGYHLACDATDAGAVAELRRRKARGDKPFALMARDLADVERFARIGPEERALLTGGARPIVLLRRRAGTGGPDGVAPGCPDLGVMLPYTPVHHLLLGLPGDPPGPRLLVMTSGNLAGEPIVTDDDEALERLAGLADGWLTHDRPIHVPCDDSVVRVCDGETLTVRRSRGYAPLPLTLPVPVPATLAAGGDLKNTFCLGEGRQAWLSAHIGDMDDLATQYALEGAERQLESITGVAPVLLAVDRHPGYRSTRWAERTAGARPLVRVQHHHAHIASAMAEHGRGPGRPVIGVAFDGTGYGDDGAVWGGEVLLADYAGFTRFAHLAYVPLPGGDAAVHRPYRMALSHLRAAGIGRTPDLPCTAACPPGELTLLERQLERGLNCVPTSSMGRLFDAVSSLAGICHLAGYEAQAAIELEGAALAAGEADPGPGYAFGLRAAGGPGGGPLTADPAPVLAAVVADVRAGADPALIAARFHTSVAALVATLCALARERHGLDTVALTGGVFANTLLSSACARRLGAAGFTVLRHGRVPPNDGGLALGQLMVAAASHERPRTP, encoded by the coding sequence ATGGAGGCGGTGCAGCGGCGCCGGATCACCGTCCGGGGGGTGGTCCAGGGCGTCGGCTTCCGGCCCTACGTCTACACCCGCGCCACCGGGCTGGGCCTGGCCGGGCACGTCACCAACACCCCCGAGGGCGTCGTCGCGGAGGTCGAGGGCGCCCCGGCGGCGGTGGTGCGGTTCTGCGAACGGCTCGCCGCGGACGCGCCGCCGCTGGCCGTCGTCGACGCCGTCGACCACTGGGAGGTCCCCGTCGCGGGCGGCACCGGATTCACCATCATCGCCTCCCGGACCGGCGGCCCCGCCCGCACGCTCGTCTCCCCGGACGTCGCCACCTGCGCCGACTGCCTCACCGAACTGGCCGACCCGGCCGACCGCCGCCACCGGCACCCCTTCATCACCTGCACCCACTGCGGGCCGCGGTTCACCATCGTCACCGGGCTGCCGTACGACCGCGCCCACACCACCATGGCCCGCTTCCCCCTGTGCCCCGACTGCGCCCGCGAGTACGAGGACCCGGCCGACCGCCGCTTCCACGCCCAGCCGGTCGCCTGCCCGGCCTGCGGCCCCCGCCTCAGACTGCTCACCGGACAGCCGCCCCGCGAGCGCGCCGGCGCCGACCCGGTGGCCGGAGCCCGGCGCCTCCTGGCCGCCGGGGCGATCCTCGCCGTCAAGGGCCTGGGCGGCTACCACCTGGCCTGCGACGCCACCGACGCGGGCGCGGTGGCCGAGCTGCGCCGGCGCAAGGCGCGCGGGGACAAGCCCTTCGCCCTGATGGCCCGGGACCTCGCCGACGTCGAGCGGTTCGCGCGCATCGGCCCCGAGGAACGGGCCCTCCTCACCGGCGGCGCACGGCCCATCGTGCTGCTGCGCCGACGCGCCGGTACGGGCGGCCCCGACGGGGTCGCCCCCGGCTGTCCCGACCTCGGCGTGATGCTCCCGTACACCCCCGTCCACCACCTGCTGCTCGGCCTGCCCGGGGACCCGCCGGGGCCCCGGCTGCTCGTCATGACCAGCGGGAACCTCGCGGGGGAGCCCATCGTCACCGACGACGACGAGGCCCTGGAGCGGCTCGCCGGCCTCGCCGACGGCTGGCTCACGCACGACCGCCCCATCCACGTGCCGTGCGACGACTCCGTGGTGCGGGTGTGCGACGGCGAGACGCTGACCGTACGCCGCTCGCGCGGGTACGCCCCGCTCCCGCTGACCCTGCCGGTGCCGGTCCCCGCGACGCTCGCCGCGGGCGGGGACCTGAAGAACACCTTCTGCCTCGGCGAAGGGCGCCAGGCCTGGCTGTCCGCCCACATCGGCGACATGGACGACCTCGCCACGCAGTACGCCCTCGAAGGCGCCGAGCGGCAGCTGGAGTCCATCACCGGCGTCGCCCCCGTGCTCCTCGCCGTCGACCGGCACCCCGGCTACCGCTCCACCCGGTGGGCGGAGCGCACCGCGGGCGCCCGGCCGCTCGTCCGGGTCCAGCACCACCACGCGCACATCGCCTCCGCGATGGCGGAGCACGGCCGGGGTCCCGGCCGCCCGGTGATCGGGGTCGCCTTCGACGGCACCGGCTACGGCGACGACGGCGCCGTCTGGGGCGGCGAGGTCCTCCTCGCCGACTACGCGGGGTTCACCCGGTTCGCCCACCTCGCCTACGTCCCACTGCCCGGCGGTGACGCGGCCGTGCACCGCCCGTACCGCATGGCGCTGTCCCATCTGCGGGCCGCGGGCATCGGACGGACCCCGGACCTGCCCTGCACCGCCGCCTGCCCGCCAGGCGAACTGACACTGCTGGAGCGGCAGTTGGAGCGCGGACTGAACTGTGTCCCGACCTCCAGCATGGGCCGCCTCTTCGACGCCGTCTCCTCCCTGGCCGGCATCTGCCACCTGGCCGGCTACGAGGCGCAGGCCGCCATCGAGCTGGAGGGCGCGGCCCTCGCCGCGGGCGAAGCCGATCCCGGACCCGGCTACGCCTTCGGCCTCCGCGCGGCGGGCGGCCCGGGCGGCGGGCCGCTCACCGCGGATCCCGCGCCCGTACTCGCCGCCGTCGTGGCCGACGTCCGGGCCGGCGCGGACCCGGCGCTGATCGCCGCCCGCTTCCACACCTCCGTCGCCGCACTCGTCGCCACGCTCTGCGCGCTCGCGCGCGAGCGGCACGGCCTGGACACCGTCGCCCTGACCGGCGGGGTCTTCGCCAACACCCTGCTCTCCTCCGCCTGCGCCCGGCGCCTCGGCGCCGCCGGATTCACCGTCCTGCGGCACGGCCGGGTCCCCCCGAACGACGGCGGGCTGGCCCTCGGCCAGCTGATGGTGGCCGCCGCGTCGCACGAGCGCCCGCGCACCCCCTGA
- a CDS encoding DUF5947 family protein, with the protein MSGPGLLHDGPRAPRGLRRFAGPRPPRPETCELCGVAVPQDGHRHLVQTEQRALICACTACALLFDRPGAGTGRMRAVPDRYLTDPAHRLDEGAWELLQIPVGVAFFFRNAALDRLVALYPSPAGATESELDPETWQTVLGAGRLSTLLEPDVEALLLRRSEGRTDCYLVPIDICYELVGRMRLLWQGFDGGSEARAALKTFFEQVERRARALPPTAQEDGRDGIR; encoded by the coding sequence GTGAGCGGGCCCGGGCTCCTGCACGACGGCCCGCGCGCCCCGCGCGGGCTGCGCCGGTTCGCGGGCCCGCGCCCGCCCCGGCCCGAGACCTGCGAACTGTGCGGGGTCGCCGTGCCCCAGGACGGCCACCGCCACCTGGTGCAGACCGAGCAGCGTGCGCTGATCTGCGCCTGCACCGCCTGCGCCCTGCTCTTCGACCGGCCCGGCGCCGGCACCGGACGGATGCGGGCCGTACCGGACCGCTACCTCACCGACCCGGCACACCGGCTCGACGAGGGCGCGTGGGAACTCCTCCAGATCCCGGTCGGCGTCGCGTTCTTCTTCCGCAACGCCGCCCTCGACCGGCTGGTCGCCCTCTACCCGAGTCCGGCCGGAGCCACCGAGAGCGAACTCGACCCCGAGACCTGGCAGACCGTCCTGGGCGCCGGCCGGCTGTCCACGCTCCTGGAACCCGACGTCGAGGCGCTGCTGCTGCGCCGCTCGGAGGGCCGCACCGACTGCTATCTGGTGCCGATCGACATCTGCTACGAGCTGGTGGGGCGGATGCGGCTGCTGTGGCAGGGCTTCGACGGCGGGTCCGAGGCCCGGGCCGCACTGAAGACCTTCTTCGAGCAGGTGGAACGGCGGGCCAGGGCCCTGCCCCCGACGGCGCAGGAGGACGGGAGGGACGGGATCCGATGA
- the hypB gene encoding hydrogenase nickel incorporation protein HypB — protein MCRVVDLRQAVLAKNDEAAQVLRTELTARGTTVVNLLSSPGSGKTALLERELLLARERGVPVAALTADLATENDALRLARSGVPVKQVLTDGLCHLEAAMLGRHLDGWLPGDTRLLFVENVGNLVCPAGYDLGESLRVVLASVTEGEDKPLKYPTAFGLAQLVVVTKTDIARAVEFDEAAFRANVEQVNPGVEVVLTSARAGEGLGVLLDRALAAGAGTGTHTPVMARRQHEQGHTHDHGHAHDHAHDHAHEHEHDRDHDHDEDLDLDLDRDRDRDHDHDHPHVHTVAQTR, from the coding sequence ATGTGCCGAGTGGTCGATCTGCGGCAGGCGGTGCTCGCCAAGAACGACGAAGCCGCCCAGGTCCTGCGCACCGAACTCACCGCCCGCGGTACGACGGTGGTCAACCTGCTCTCCAGCCCCGGCAGCGGCAAGACGGCGCTGCTGGAGCGCGAACTGCTCCTCGCGCGGGAACGGGGCGTGCCCGTGGCCGCGCTCACGGCCGACCTGGCCACCGAGAACGACGCGCTGCGGCTGGCCCGTTCGGGCGTACCGGTCAAGCAGGTCCTCACCGACGGGCTGTGCCACCTGGAGGCCGCGATGCTCGGCCGCCACCTGGACGGCTGGCTGCCCGGCGACACCCGGCTGCTCTTCGTGGAGAACGTCGGCAACCTGGTCTGCCCGGCCGGCTACGACCTGGGGGAGTCGCTGCGGGTGGTGCTCGCCTCGGTGACCGAGGGCGAGGACAAGCCGCTGAAGTATCCGACCGCCTTCGGACTGGCCCAGCTGGTCGTGGTCACCAAGACCGACATCGCGCGGGCCGTCGAGTTCGACGAGGCCGCCTTCCGCGCCAACGTCGAGCAGGTCAACCCGGGTGTGGAGGTGGTACTCACCTCGGCGCGGGCGGGTGAGGGCCTGGGCGTCCTGCTCGACCGGGCGCTGGCGGCCGGGGCGGGGACGGGGACGCACACGCCGGTGATGGCCCGCCGGCAGCACGAGCAGGGCCACACACACGACCACGGCCACGCGCACGACCACGCGCACGACCACGCGCACGAGCACGAGCACGACCGTGATCACGATCACGACGAGGACCTCGATCTCGACCTGGACCGCGACCGCGACCGCGATCACGATCACGATCACCCGCACGTCCACACGGTCGCGCAGACCCGCTGA
- a CDS encoding DUF6893 family small protein — protein MKKAFVGGAVAAALTAVLLQVLPDLRRYLRMRRM, from the coding sequence ATGAAGAAGGCCTTCGTCGGCGGGGCCGTGGCCGCCGCCCTCACCGCCGTCCTGCTGCAGGTCCTCCCCGACCTCCGGCGCTACCTGCGCATGCGCCGGATGTGA
- a CDS encoding hydrogenase maturation protease, translated as MNDRVLVAGIGNVFLGDDGFGVETVRALAEHPLPDGVEVVDFGVRGVHLAYQLLDGYDTLLLVDATARGGEPGTLYLIEADADADAGAGAGAGAGAGTEAAPTPVLDGHHMSPDAVLALLDTLCAGTGATPPRRTLVLGCEPAGVEEGIGLSAPVAAAVPEAVRTALDLIHGRTGDETGRPRRELRRTP; from the coding sequence GTGAACGACCGGGTCCTCGTCGCGGGCATCGGCAACGTCTTCCTCGGCGACGACGGCTTCGGCGTCGAGACCGTGCGGGCGCTGGCCGAGCACCCCCTGCCCGACGGGGTCGAGGTGGTGGACTTCGGCGTACGCGGCGTCCACCTGGCCTACCAGCTCCTCGACGGCTACGACACGCTCCTGCTGGTGGACGCCACCGCACGCGGAGGCGAGCCGGGCACGCTCTACCTCATCGAGGCCGACGCGGATGCCGACGCCGGTGCCGGTGCCGGTGCCGGTGCCGGCGCCGGCACCGAGGCAGCACCCACGCCCGTCCTCGACGGCCACCACATGTCCCCCGACGCCGTCCTCGCACTGCTGGACACCCTGTGCGCCGGGACGGGCGCCACCCCGCCGCGGCGCACGCTGGTGCTCGGCTGCGAACCGGCCGGTGTCGAGGAGGGCATCGGACTGAGCGCACCCGTGGCCGCCGCCGTACCGGAGGCCGTACGCACGGCCCTGGACCTGATCCACGGCCGGACCGGCGACGAAACCGGCCGGCCCCGCCGCGAACTGAGGAGAACCCCATGA
- a CDS encoding DUF6084 family protein, whose product MTEFAFTCTGVRADAFAAGPTLVFRLRITAAGGARVHAIALRCQIRIEPARRGYGPAEAEGLADLFGERSRWGNTLQPVQFAQVSVMVPSFTGETETDLVVPCTYDMDIGATRYFEALTEGEVPLLMLFSGTAFTGDSGFRVEPVPWDREAAYRMPVAVWREMVEQHFPGCGWLRLPRDTMDELLAFRSRHALASWEATVRALLDAAAPPQPPPPGDGAGPVRLGAILPRLTERAAP is encoded by the coding sequence ATGACGGAATTCGCCTTCACCTGCACCGGGGTCCGCGCCGACGCCTTCGCCGCCGGTCCGACCCTCGTCTTCCGGCTGCGGATCACCGCGGCCGGGGGCGCCCGGGTGCACGCCATCGCCCTGCGCTGCCAGATCCGCATCGAACCGGCCCGGCGCGGCTACGGCCCGGCCGAGGCGGAAGGACTCGCCGACCTGTTCGGCGAGCGCTCCCGCTGGGGCAACACCCTCCAGCCCGTGCAGTTCGCCCAGGTCTCCGTCATGGTCCCGAGCTTCACCGGCGAGACCGAGACCGACCTGGTCGTGCCCTGCACCTACGACATGGACATCGGCGCCACCCGGTACTTCGAAGCCCTGACGGAAGGCGAGGTACCGCTGCTGATGCTGTTCTCCGGCACCGCCTTCACCGGCGACTCCGGCTTCCGCGTCGAGCCCGTCCCGTGGGACCGCGAAGCCGCGTACCGGATGCCCGTGGCCGTCTGGCGCGAGATGGTCGAACAGCACTTCCCCGGCTGCGGCTGGCTCCGGCTGCCCCGCGACACCATGGACGAGCTGCTCGCCTTCCGCTCCCGCCACGCGCTCGCCTCGTGGGAGGCGACCGTACGGGCCCTGCTGGACGCGGCCGCCCCGCCGCAGCCGCCCCCGCCCGGGGACGGTGCCGGGCCCGTCCGGCTGGGGGCCATCCTGCCGCGCCTCACCGAGAGGGCGGCCCCGTGA